A stretch of the Papaver somniferum cultivar HN1 chromosome 6, ASM357369v1, whole genome shotgun sequence genome encodes the following:
- the LOC113290062 gene encoding 14 kDa zinc-binding protein-like, whose protein sequence is MFISAYSLKIKRTISMAAKINSFSHFLNSGSLRQLIVSSSSKNSIVFGGFPATTQTIFPPLRTRNRSLCRVSGTNDEEASAKAAAATADIGGPTIFDKIISKEIPSTIVYEDDKVLAFRDINPQAPVHVVVIPKFRDGLTELGKAEPRHSEILGHLLYTAKMVAEKEGILDGFRVVVNNGPGGCQSVYHLHLHVLGGRQMKWPPG, encoded by the exons ATGTTCATCTCCGCTTATTCACTTAAAATCAAAAGGACGATTTCCATGGCGGCGAAAATCAACTCCTTTTCACACTTTCT GAATTCTGGATCATTACGACAACTTATCgtgtcttcttcttccaagaattCGATTGTATTCGGAGGATTCCCGGCAACAACTCAAACAATTTTTCCTCCTTTACGAACTCGAAACAG ATCGCTATGTCGTGTAAGTGGCACAAATGATGAAGAAGCTTCTGCTAAAGCAGCTGCAGCAACTGCTGACATTGGAGGTCCAACCAT ATTTGACAAGATTATATCCAAGGAGATACCTTCAACCATAGTGTATGAGGATGATAAGGTGTTGGCATTTCGTGATATCAATCCACAAGCACCTGTGCATGTTGTAGTAATTCCCAAGTTCAGGGATGGACTAACAGAGCTTGGAAAG GCTGAACCAAGGCACAGTGAGATACTGGGTCATCTTCTATATACTGCAAAGATGGTAGCAGAGAAGGAAGGCATCTTGGACGGATTTCGTGTTGTTGTCAATAATGGTCCTGGTGGCT GTCAATCTGTTTATCATCTACACTTGCATGTACTTGGAGGAAGACAAATGAAATGGCCACCTGGTTAA
- the LOC113286397 gene encoding uncharacterized protein LOC113286397, whose amino-acid sequence MDKIQMIAIPVVGIIAVAALTFYAVSFNEIREKSFKDYEDSENDGAFKSSLSSRERRARKKADKQNRRN is encoded by the exons ATGGATAAAATTCAAATGATAGCAATTCCAGTAGTAGGGATAATTGCAGTTGCTGCCCTGACTTTCTATGCAGTAAGCTTTAATGAGATTCGCGAG AAATCTTTCAAGGATTATGAAGATTCAGAAAATGATGGAGCATTCAAGTCTTCATTGAGTTCCAGAGAAAGAAGAGCCAGAAAAAAAGCTGACAAACAAAATAGAAGAAATTAG
- the LOC113286398 gene encoding uncharacterized protein LOC113286398, with the protein MAFVEKKNRFRFAVPKKSEKRHRLMVKDMTQTEDDWTFLLCYPSSVASDRIVGKILTSIEGIGLDIMGEGAIEKARQLTSEKYESYFTFQLTSEKETVKLWAPGRLKAHTSDSYKRAVEDYELWFGSDSLFTWRKEAEASKYLAKMVDR; encoded by the exons ATGGCGTTTGTAGAGAAGAAAAATAGATTCAGATTTGCAGTACCGAAGAAGAGTGAAAAAAGACACAGACTGATGGTAAAAGATATGACGCAGACGGAGGACGATTGGACCTTTTTGTTGTGCTATCCCAGTTCCGTTGCTAGTGATAGAATTGTTGGCAAAATCTTGACGTCAATTGAGGGGATCGGCTTGGACATCATGG GTGAAGGTGCTATTGAGAAGGCTCGTCAGCTTACATCAGAAAAATATGAATCATATTTTACCTTTCAGCTTACATCAGAAAAGGAAACAGTTAAACTCTGGGCGCCTGGCAG GCTAAAAGCTCACACCAGTGATTCATATAAAAGGGCAGTAGAAGATTATGAATTGTGGTTTGGTAGTGACTCTCTTTTCACCTGGAGAAAAGAAGCAGAGGCTAGTAAATATCTGGCAAAGATGGTTGACCGCTAG